One Diadema setosum chromosome 8, eeDiaSeto1, whole genome shotgun sequence genomic window carries:
- the LOC140232064 gene encoding uncharacterized protein, translating into MPSDKFRQRNPKNKQTKFQLVFDEDSRKDFLTGFQKRKKARKKIAQQEAEEKRREERRKERQERRDALEEELKSIRLPEVTETKQAKRDVAVIDHPEHTVTVTSITSLDLEKEHGGVGGNKVDYEDEDSGDNIDEDNVRHDEDDDDDDPDIGDVGQAGLDGSESEDEAGKESNAQAHKESSKNREVQDKKKAMCDKKRRLLKKQALRKKKGSKVMARKMKSMKRKTLGKFIKRGSSSRRPKR; encoded by the exons ATGCCCAGTGACAAGTTCCGGCAGCGGAACCCTAAAAATAAGCAGACCAAGTTTCAGCTGGTTTTCGACGAGGACAGTAGAAA GGATTTTCTAACAGGttttcagaaaagaaagaaggctAGAAAGAAGATTGCTCAACAGGAGGCGgaggagaaaaggagagaagaaagacgAAAGGAGAGACAAGAAAGGAGAGACGCCCTGGAGGAGGAATTGAAGAGCATCAGACTTCCAG AAGTCACCGAGACCAAGCAGGCCAAGCGAGATGTGGCCGTCATTGATCACCCAGAGCACACCGTTACCGTGACGTCCATCACCAGTTTGGACCTGGAGAAGGAGCATGGCGGTGTGGGAGGCAACAAG GTTGACTATGAAGATGAAGACAGTGGTGACAACATTGATGAGGACAATGTGAGACATGATGaggacgacgatgatgatgatccagACATCGGCGATGTCGGGCAAGCCGGCCTGGATGGAAGTGAATCCGAGGATGAAGCAGGGAAGGAGAGCAATGCTCAGGCACACAAGGAGAGTTCCAAGAACAGAGAAGTGCAGGATAAAAAGAA AGCAATGTGCGACAAGAAACGGCGGCTCCTGAAGAAGCAGGCGCTGAGGAAGAAGAAAGGGTCGAAGGTCATGGCGCGGAAGATGAAGAGCATGAAGAGGAAAACTCTGGGGAAGTTCATCAAGCGCGGCTCGTCGTCAAGGAGACCAAAGCGGTGA